The Anaerolineales bacterium region ACGATGAGAATTTTAGGCATAGGCGTATCTTACTTGCTGGAACGAATTGCTGCAAGCGAATAAAGAATTGAATCGCTTTACAAATTCGTGGATGCCGCGCGGTCTTTTTGTGTCTTTATCTCGCCCGCGAGATATGCCTTGATCAACGCCTGCACGCAAACATCGTCGAAATGCGAACCCGAATCTTTTTGCATTCGATTGAGGACTTCCTCCACGTCGAGCGCGGCGCGGTAGGGACGGTCCGACGTCAGCGCGTCGAACACGTCGGCGGCGGCGACGATTCTTCCGAACAGGGAGATCTGGTCGCCCCGTAGGTTGTTTGGGTAACCCGTCCCGTCTATGTGCTCGTGGTGTTCCGCCAACGCAGGGATTTCATCTCTAAGCAATCTTACGTTCTTCATGATGTTCGCACCAATGGCGGGATGTTGCTTCATCTTGCTAATCTCATCCTCGGTGAGATGACCAGGCTTGCTGAGAATTGTGTCTGGGATTCCGATCTTGCCGATATCGTGAAGCAACGCGCCGATTCGCAATCGGTGAATGATTTCTGGAGGCAGGTTCATCTGTTTGCCGATGGCAACCGAAAAGTCGCTGACACGTTGCGAGTGACCGTTCGTGTATGGGTCTTTCGCGTCGATGGACGCGACCATGGCTTGAATCGTATCGAGGAACAATTCGTTTGCGTCGCCGTAGAGTTTGGCGATCTGAAACACGGTCGCGGCTTGCTTGGCGAGCGTTTGCAGTAATTCGGCGTCCTCGGTGGTGAAGTATCCTTCGACGCGGTTGATCGCTTCGAGGCCGCCGATGATCGTCGGTTGGGCGGACCCAAGTTCCTGTCCGAGTTGAACCGCTTGGGTGATGAGCGGAACGGCGATGAGGGAAGTCGTCGTAATGCCCGTGATCGGTTCCGCATCCTTGAAGTGACGGTCGTCTTCGTGGACGTTCGGCACAAAGATGATGTCGCCGCTTTCGATTGCCGCGCCTATGATTCCCTGTCCGCGTGGGACGCGCAGGGTGGGGACTTTCGATTCGCTCGATGAGATGTGCAGGACGATGTCGTTTTGTTCTTCGTCAATGAGGAACAGCGAGGCGTGCTCGGCGTGGAGCAGGTTGCGGGCGTAGCGAACGATGAGGTGGAGAACCAGGTCGCGGTCGAGGTTTGAACCGATGATCCCGATGATGTCAATCAACGCTTCGAGGCGCGTGTTCCGTTGTTGGGAGGCGTCCAGCAGAATCGCTTTTTCGATCTCGGACGCCATGCGCGCGCCGAGCATCTGCACGATCTGTAACGGCGTGTGGGAATAGTTGAAGACTTGCACAACGCCGATGGGTTTGCCGCGCAAGAGCAGGGGAGTGGAGATGACATTGCGAAGCCCTTCTGAACTGCGCGACACTTTTTGCCAGCGCGGGTCGTGGGCGAGGTCTTCGATCACGAGCGGCTCGTGTTGACTCATGGTCGCGCCTGCAATGCCCGCGTTCGTTTTGATTCGTCTGCCAACTAAATTGTGATCGCTGTTGGACCCCCGAATGACTTTGAAGATCAGTTCGTCTTTTTCCGAATCGAGCAAATAGAGCGTGCCCGCGTTTCCGCCGCAGACTTCGATGATGAGGTCGAGCATCTGGTCGAGCAGGTCGTCCAGTTCGGTGTTGCTGGCGATCTGGTTCGCGCGGGCGAGGATTTCGTAGAGTTGTGAAGTTTCGTCGCTTGGCGGTTTGCTTGCGGTTGCCATGAGGAGATTATACGACTAGATAAGGTAAGGGACAGTTTGTCTTTGTGTTGGGAGAATCTTCTTCGCCTGTTTAGAGATCCAGCGGCTCTCGTCTGTTTATCCAAGTTTGGGGTATTTCAGGAACCGACAATGCGACGATTCCACCTACGATTGCACAGGTGGTATCAACATCTCCCAAGCCTTTTGCGGTGTTCCAGAGAGCCGCTTCAAAATTTCCCAGATGGTGACAAGCGCTCCACAAACAAAATGGAACGGTATCTTGCGCCGATACTTTTTCTCCAGAACCAAGTCGTTTCATCGCGTCAATCAGAGCATCTGAAGGGATTTCAGTCGCTTCTTCGGTGCGCGACTTTGTAATTCCATCGGGAATAAATGGAATTACAGCGCGTAAAAAGTCATTGCCTGTAGGGAATGGTCGGTTTGCGGCAATGGCGGCTGCAACGGCGACTGCAATTGCCCCTGCTTTTCCCTCGATGTGTGAATGGGTGATTTCGGCAGAAAGTTCTGCTTGCTTTGCTGTTTCATCGAGGTCGTTGTAGAAAAATCCACCGATCGGCGCGGCGCGCATTCCGCCTCCATTTCCAAACGAACCACTGCCGAAGAGTGTAGGTGATACGGTTCGCCAGTCTACTCCTTTCGCAACTTTTCCAAGTATGCGATGCGCGCCTCCTGCGTAGCCTCGATTGGGGTTTTGTTTGTACCTTCGGGCGAAAGCGCTTGCCAGTTCGTCTTGTTCAATGTGGCGATGTGTTCTAAGGATTTCTACAATCGATAATGCCATGTGGGTGTCGTCTGTCCATTCCCATGGCGTTTTGGGTAAATTGTCAAAAGTCGACTCAAACGGAGAGTGGCGGAAAAATAGTTCTCCAAATGCATCGCCAACGGACAATCCGTCCAAGCTTTTTAATGCATATTCGAGCGATAAATCATTTTGATTGACCATATTGTCCAGCCTTTCTAAACAGCCAGCAACGAATCCACCGCCTCAGCCAACTCCCTCAAATTGCTGACCTTCAACACGTTATCGCACAGCGGCGCGTACTTGAGCATGTCGCTGTCGCCGTGCCACAAGTAGGGAGGTTCGGGATTCAGCCAGATGGTGCGCGCGGCGCGGCGCGTCATCGTGGAGAAAATGTCGAGGCGCGGGTCGTAATAATTGTTGCGTCCGTCGCCGACCATGATGAGCGTCGTCTGCCCGTTGAGCGTGTCCATGTATTCGTTTTGAAAATCGTTGAGCGAATAACCGAGGTCGGTGTTGTACGATCCGCTGGGCATGCGCCACAACACAGATTGGATCGCCGCGTCCGCGTTCGAGCCGCTGAAATCCTCCGAGATCGATTCGAGATGGTCAATGAACGCAAACGCGTGAGTCTTTCGCACCTGTCCTTGCAGCGCGAACAAAAAACTCAACATCAACTCGGAACAAAACCGCATCGAAGTGCTGATGTCGCAAATGACAACGATCTTCGGTTTGCGCGTGCGGTCTTTGTGGCGGATCTCCATCGGCACGCCATGATATTTGAGGTTCGCTCGGATCGTCGCCTTCGGGTCGAGTTGTCCGCTTTTGGCGCGCTTTTGCCGCAGGGCGATCCGTGTGCGGAGCATGGCGGCGAGTCGCTTCACTTCGTTTTGCAAAACTTTTTTATCCTCGTCGCTCAACGCGTGGAACGGACGATTCATCAAATCGTCCATGCGGTCGCCGCGCGGTCGTTCGCTCATGTTCTCAGCAATGCGTTCGCCCGCAAACCGTTCGATCTGTTCGCGCATCCCTTGCATATTTTGCTGGATCATCTCACGCATCTGCTCGACTCGGTCGCGGCTCATGCCCATCTGCTGGAGTTGTTCCATCAACTCTTTCAACGCCTCGCGGACTTCGGGGAACGCCAACGCGCGCATCATGCGCTGGACCATCCAATTTTGATAGCGGAGGTCGTCCATTTGATTCAATCCGACCATCTGACCCAACGCTTCAAGCTCCGCACGGGACAGCTGTTCGCCGCTCATCAGCCTTTCCATCCGCTGACGGAGACTCTGCGCGTATTGTTTGATCGCCTCGGCGAGCATTTGCGCTTCCTCGGGCGTCATCTCATCCGACGGATTTCCGCCCATCATCGGCGGCGTTCCTGTTCCAAAAAACAACGGGAATAATTTATCGAATACTGGAATATCCTTGAGGTCTTTGATCAACGTGGCGCGCAGGGACAGACGAAACTCTTCGCGGTCTTGAATCCCCATGATGTCCACCGCCGAAAACGCCTCCGCCGACTCCGCCAACGACACGCGCACCCCGCTCGCGCGCAAGGCTGAAATGAGTTGAAGGATGCGGGATTCCATTAGCCCGCCTTGGCTGATAAATCCTCTTTTGCCCCGACGAATGCCGCTTCTTCCAATTCGATCCGTTCTTCGATCACATGCGTTAACCACTCCTCAACGCTTTTCTTGCGATGGATTTGCGCAAGGAACGCGGCTCGTGCCGCAAGCGCTGGAGGGATGGATACCGAAGCGGATTTTTTCCTCTTCACACGGACGGGTTTTCCCCAAGCGGAATTATCATCCGCCTGCGATTTGACGATTCGGTCAATTTCTTTTTCGGAAAGTTTCAGTTTTCTATTCATAACTGCCATCCTGTGATGATCCGTACGACATTGCCAGGCTTGAGTTGAAAGATGATCTTGAGCCTGCGTCCGCCGATAGTTCTACCGATGAGTTGGAAACGGTCCTTGTAGGATTTGTTACGTCGAATTTCAAAATCGGAGAAAAAACATTCGATCGCTTCGTTGAAAGTGATACCGTGAGCGTCCAGTTCGTCGTTATCAAAGTCGTATTCAAAATCGGCAGGCGTGAAGCGACTCCAGTTGGGCATGTCGAAATTATACTACCGCCAAGAAAGGGAAATCCCGACGAAGCAATCTCCAACACGTTGACGGGGATTGCTTCGTCGCGACGAATGCTCCTCGCAATGGCGATGATGTCAATTATTCGTAAACCTTCCAAAATCATCCGCCGACCTCGGCTTGGGCGGGGGAGGGGGATTGATCATCTGCCGCTTTGCTTTTTGCAAATCTGCTTCGTGTTTGAGCAGAACCGAAATTGTATCTTCCAAAACATCCTTATCCAAATTGGACGCGTTCAACGCAACCAGCGCGTTCGCCCAATCCAACGTCTCGCTGATGGACGGCGACTTGCGCATGTCCGCTTTGCGGAGGCGTTGCACGAACTCCACCGCTTGTTGCGCCAATTTTGGATTCAAATCTGGCACTTTCAATCGGACTACGGCGAGTTCTTCTGCCAGCGTTGGATAATCAATGAACAGGTATAAGCACCGCCGCTTCAGCGCCTCAGACAATTCACGCGTGTTGTTCGATGTGAGGATCACAAGCGGACGATGTCTAGCAGTCAACGTTCCTAACTCGGGGACAGACACTTGGAAGTCGCTCAGCACTTCCAGCAAAAACGCTTCGAACTCGGCGTCGGCGCGGTCAATCTCGTCAATCAACAACACGGACGGTTGCTCGCTCAGAATCGCTTTCAACAGCGGACGCTGCAAGAGAAATCGCTCGGAGAAGAAAACATCCTCTTCTTTGGCAAGTTTGTCGGCGGCTTCGGACAGCGTGTCCGCTTTGCCGAGCGTATCGTTCAACTTGTCGCGCAATAACTGCGTGTACAACAATTGCTTGGAATATTCCCACTCGTACAGCGCCTTCGACTCGTCCAGCCCTTCGTAGCACTGCAAGCGGATTAACTCGCGTCCCGTCGCGCCTGCGATTGCTTTCGCCAATTCGGTCTTTCCTACGCCTGCGGGACCTTCGGTCAGCAATGGCTTGCCAAGTTTTTGCGAGAGATACACGATCGTCGCAATCTCATCCGAGGCGATGTATTTTTGTTTGTTGAGTTCCGATTTTACGGATTTAGTCGAATCAAACAGAGTTGTCATTCGTCTCCCAGATAATTTTCAGCGGCTCAATTTTCTTCCAGCCTTCGCCTTTACTCACGTGTTGCACCTCAAGATTGGTGAAATACTCATCCAGCACGGCGGCGCGTTCCTGTGCCAGCGGCGGGACGCAATAATCCTCTTCCTCCCAAATCGCCACGTTGTCAGATTTCCAGCGCGCGTTGTCGAGTCCCGTTTGAAGCGCCTGCCCAAACGGACGCATCGCGCGGATCTCGCCTGAGTCGAGCCATTTGCGGAGGTCGCCCAATTTGGATTGGATCGGCTTTGCGGTTACAAGATAGAAAGGCATCTTAACCTTCTTTCTAACGCGTATCGCTGCAGAGACACAGAGAACGCTGAGAAAAAGCCATCAAAAATCTATTCCGAGTTTTCGATACACGTCGAGGTTGGCGTTCAATTCGTTTGCGAGAGTGAATTTCTCGATGGCCGATTCTCTCGCGCTTTTGCCGAGTTGCGCGTGTTTCTCAGGGTTAGCTAACAGCTCAAGAATTTTTTCTGCCAATGCTTCTGCGCCATTGACGTTGACAAGCATACCATTCTTTCCGTCCTCGATCATATCTTTTGTTCCGCCTGCGGGCGTTGCGATGACGGCTCGTTCGCACGCCATCGCTTCGAGGATTGCATTGGGCATCCCGTCGTGGATGGATGGGTGAACGAATACATCCATCAATGAATAATAAGCGGGGAGATCGTTTGGAGCGATGTAGCCCGTGACGATAATTTTCAAGTTGGGATTCGCAGATACGAATTCATCGAAGGCTTGATTGTCCTCGCCTTGGCGAATTACTCCAACAATAAGAAGCGTTGCGGAGCGTTTCTTGCTGGTTTGCGCGTAGGCAGACAGGAGAGTCTTCATCCCTTTTTTCTCGCGCAGTTCGCCGACAAAGCCGATGATAGGCGCAATGTCACTCTGAGCCTTCGGAGAAGGCGAAGAGTCTGGCGCAACGTGTTGGAGATTCTGCGCTTCGCTCAGAATGACATTTTGTGAGAATCCCAGCGATTCTGCCAAGGTGAGGTTTTTTTCGATTCGCTTGAAGTGATTCGTGTCAACGCCATTCGGAATCAAAATGATCTCGCGCTCAAAAAATGCTTTGGCTTTGCGGATCGAATCTTTGGCGTTGGCGGTGACCGCGTTCGCATGTTGCAACGCGAACATGGTGTGTGAAAAACGGGAGGGGTCGAATGCGGCGCGGTCTACGTCGTTGCCGCGGATGGAGACGACGCTGGGAATGTTCAAATATCTTCCAGCCAGCGTGGCGATGAATCCCGCTTGGGTGATGAAGTAGGCGTGAAGCACGTCGAAGGGAGCGCGGGCGTGTTCTTCGGTGATGAGGTCGAACCAGTCAACGAGCGTGTCGTCGGTGCGTTTGTGAGCGCCGAAGCGCGTGACAGCGACTCCGCTTGAGGGGAGAGTCCGCCGCTCGGAGGGGAGCAGGTTGCCCGTCGGAGAAAAGACGCGTACTTCACATCCAGAAGAAGATAGAAGACGCGCGAGTCGTTCGGACGAGATTGCCAGTCCGCCGATGTCTGGTGTATACTTTTCAGTAAGGAAAGCAATTTTCATGTTGTTGCGTAGAGCGCGTTCTCTAACGCGCTATCGGTAAGCGGCATTAGAGAATGCCGACTGAAATTTTTGAGGAGAGCGATTTTCATGGCTGACACATCCGCTGTGCAATGTGAAATGGTGATCGGTTATTTGGTGCCGCATCGTTGCGAGAATCCGTCGTTGGGCAAGTGCGTGAAATGCGGGCGCGGGTTTTGCGACGAGCATACGAATCAGACGCGCGAGGGGCGTGTGTGTCTTGCGTGCCAGCAGGGACTCGATATGCCTGTGGCTCTGCCGATCGCCGCCGCGACGTTTAGTATGGCTGACCTGGATACGTTCAATCGCGCGAGCATGTGGGATGACGACGACCGCGCGGATATGTTTTCGGATCTAAGTTAATCGTTGGTCGAGTAGTCCCGCCGCGCTGAGCGGAGCGATAGCGAAGTCGAAGCGCAAGCGAGACGTATCGAGACCAACGGTTTGATTCAAATTTTTCTTGCATTGGTTATCGCTGGTTTCGATACGGCGGACGAGCGCCGCCTACTCGACCAGCGATGCTAGTAAGGTCCAATAGTTTCCCAAATCTTTTTGTTCTCGACAATAAAATCATCGCAACGCTGACAGGGCTTGAGCGCGGGCGGGTGCATGTTCAAGCGGATCTGCCGATACGCCGCGCCCTCCCAAATTTCTGTGAATGATTGTTTGCGGACGTCGCCGAGCGGTTTGATTTGCTCACGCGTCATGCAACACACATAGACTAGACCGTTGAAGTCAATGAGACTGTGCGTCCACGGCGCGTAGCAAGGAAATTTGTTGTAGTAGCCAAAGGCGTACCGCCCAGCGCGTCCCAAGCGGACCTGCGAGTCGTCGCGCCCAAATGGGAACGCGTCCTCGTCCGCGATGTTGACGCCCAACTCTTGCGCGCGCTGTTCGATGATCGGCGCGATCTCGGAGTTGTACAGGGCGATGTCTTTTTTCCGCATGGAGAGATGTTCGCCGCAGTGATCGTCAACGGGGATCAAGTTGATCCCGTCCGCGCCGAGTTCGTGGGCGAGGTCGGGAAGCGTGGCGAGCGTTTGATAATTGGAGCGTCCGACGACGGTGTTGATGCGGACGGTCAATTTTCCTTTGTGTGAATATTTATTGAAGAGCGAGACGGCGCGTGCCGTCTGTTTGAACGAGCCTTCGACGCCGCGAATCTTTTCGTGCATCTTGCGGAGAGGCGAATCAATCGAAACGTTCACGCCGCGCAGGCCCGCCTCCACGAGCCGCTTGGCTTTGACCTTGTCAATCAGTGTGCCGTTGGTCGTGAGCGTGACGCGCATCCCGAGTTGAGTCGCATGTTCGACCAGGTCGGGCAGTTGCGGACGGAGCATCGGCTCGCCGCCAGAGAAATGGATCTTCTTGCATCCGAGTTCCGCCAGTTCGGAGATGATCTCGCGGAAGCGACTCATCGAGATGGGCGGCTCGCGCGTCTCGCGCCAGTGCTTGCACATCTCGCACTTGAGGTTGCATCCGTAGTTGACTTTGATCTTGACGTAGATGGGCTTGTAGGCGCGGGCGTGGAGGACGGCTTTTTGGAATTCCGCTTTATCCTCCGCAATGGACTCGGGGCTGTACATGCGCAGATTGTAACATCAGCGGGCAGTTGTTGAGGCGGGCTGTTAACCGCGAAGACCGCAAAGGTCGCTAAGCAATAAGAAAGGTTTTCTTCGTACCACTTCGACGGATTCAGCGCTCAAAAAAATCTTTCGGGACGCAGATAAACGCTGATTTCGCTGATTCAAGAAAGAAAATCTGCGTTTGTCAGCGTGAATCAGCGTCCTAACTTAGTTTTCGGAGATGCCCACACGAAACTCACCGCAGAATCTTCTCCATCGCTTTGCCTTTGGCGAGTTCGTCTATCAGTTTATCCATATAGCGGATCTTCTGCATCAGCGGATTCTTCATTTCCTCCACACGGACGCCGCAAATGACGCCTTTGATCAGCGACGCGTTCGGGTTCATGGCTGGCGCTTGACCAAAAAAGGTCGCTAGATCGTTTCCTTTTTTGATCTGCTGTTGCAAGCCCGCCTGAGAATAGCCCGTCAGCCAGCAGATGACCTGGT contains the following coding sequences:
- a CDS encoding GAF domain-containing protein, whose amino-acid sequence is MATASKPPSDETSQLYEILARANQIASNTELDDLLDQMLDLIIEVCGGNAGTLYLLDSEKDELIFKVIRGSNSDHNLVGRRIKTNAGIAGATMSQHEPLVIEDLAHDPRWQKVSRSSEGLRNVISTPLLLRGKPIGVVQVFNYSHTPLQIVQMLGARMASEIEKAILLDASQQRNTRLEALIDIIGIIGSNLDRDLVLHLIVRYARNLLHAEHASLFLIDEEQNDIVLHISSSESKVPTLRVPRGQGIIGAAIESGDIIFVPNVHEDDRHFKDAEPITGITTTSLIAVPLITQAVQLGQELGSAQPTIIGGLEAINRVEGYFTTEDAELLQTLAKQAATVFQIAKLYGDANELFLDTIQAMVASIDAKDPYTNGHSQRVSDFSVAIGKQMNLPPEIIHRLRIGALLHDIGKIGIPDTILSKPGHLTEDEISKMKQHPAIGANIMKNVRLLRDEIPALAEHHEHIDGTGYPNNLRGDQISLFGRIVAAADVFDALTSDRPYRAALDVEEVLNRMQKDSGSHFDDVCVQALIKAYLAGEIKTQKDRAASTNL
- a CDS encoding ADP-ribosylglycohydrolase family protein; this encodes MVNQNDLSLEYALKSLDGLSVGDAFGELFFRHSPFESTFDNLPKTPWEWTDDTHMALSIVEILRTHRHIEQDELASAFARRYKQNPNRGYAGGAHRILGKVAKGVDWRTVSPTLFGSGSFGNGGGMRAAPIGGFFYNDLDETAKQAELSAEITHSHIEGKAGAIAVAVAAAIAANRPFPTGNDFLRAVIPFIPDGITKSRTEEATEIPSDALIDAMKRLGSGEKVSAQDTVPFCLWSACHHLGNFEAALWNTAKGLGDVDTTCAIVGGIVALSVPEIPQTWINRREPLDL
- a CDS encoding VWA domain-containing protein translates to MESRILQLISALRASGVRVSLAESAEAFSAVDIMGIQDREEFRLSLRATLIKDLKDIPVFDKLFPLFFGTGTPPMMGGNPSDEMTPEEAQMLAEAIKQYAQSLRQRMERLMSGEQLSRAELEALGQMVGLNQMDDLRYQNWMVQRMMRALAFPEVREALKELMEQLQQMGMSRDRVEQMREMIQQNMQGMREQIERFAGERIAENMSERPRGDRMDDLMNRPFHALSDEDKKVLQNEVKRLAAMLRTRIALRQKRAKSGQLDPKATIRANLKYHGVPMEIRHKDRTRKPKIVVICDISTSMRFCSELMLSFLFALQGQVRKTHAFAFIDHLESISEDFSGSNADAAIQSVLWRMPSGSYNTDLGYSLNDFQNEYMDTLNGQTTLIMVGDGRNNYYDPRLDIFSTMTRRAARTIWLNPEPPYLWHGDSDMLKYAPLCDNVLKVSNLRELAEAVDSLLAV
- a CDS encoding MoxR family ATPase, which encodes MTTLFDSTKSVKSELNKQKYIASDEIATIVYLSQKLGKPLLTEGPAGVGKTELAKAIAGATGRELIRLQCYEGLDESKALYEWEYSKQLLYTQLLRDKLNDTLGKADTLSEAADKLAKEEDVFFSERFLLQRPLLKAILSEQPSVLLIDEIDRADAEFEAFLLEVLSDFQVSVPELGTLTARHRPLVILTSNNTRELSEALKRRCLYLFIDYPTLAEELAVVRLKVPDLNPKLAQQAVEFVQRLRKADMRKSPSISETLDWANALVALNASNLDKDVLEDTISVLLKHEADLQKAKRQMINPPPPPKPRSADDFGRFTNN
- a CDS encoding glycosyltransferase family 4 protein; its protein translation is MKIAFLTEKYTPDIGGLAISSERLARLLSSSGCEVRVFSPTGNLLPSERRTLPSSGVAVTRFGAHKRTDDTLVDWFDLITEEHARAPFDVLHAYFITQAGFIATLAGRYLNIPSVVSIRGNDVDRAAFDPSRFSHTMFALQHANAVTANAKDSIRKAKAFFEREIILIPNGVDTNHFKRIEKNLTLAESLGFSQNVILSEAQNLQHVAPDSSPSPKAQSDIAPIIGFVGELREKKGMKTLLSAYAQTSKKRSATLLIVGVIRQGEDNQAFDEFVSANPNLKIIVTGYIAPNDLPAYYSLMDVFVHPSIHDGMPNAILEAMACERAVIATPAGGTKDMIEDGKNGMLVNVNGAEALAEKILELLANPEKHAQLGKSARESAIEKFTLANELNANLDVYRKLGIDF
- a CDS encoding radical SAM protein, translated to MYSPESIAEDKAEFQKAVLHARAYKPIYVKIKVNYGCNLKCEMCKHWRETREPPISMSRFREIISELAELGCKKIHFSGGEPMLRPQLPDLVEHATQLGMRVTLTTNGTLIDKVKAKRLVEAGLRGVNVSIDSPLRKMHEKIRGVEGSFKQTARAVSLFNKYSHKGKLTVRINTVVGRSNYQTLATLPDLAHELGADGINLIPVDDHCGEHLSMRKKDIALYNSEIAPIIEQRAQELGVNIADEDAFPFGRDDSQVRLGRAGRYAFGYYNKFPCYAPWTHSLIDFNGLVYVCCMTREQIKPLGDVRKQSFTEIWEGAAYRQIRLNMHPPALKPCQRCDDFIVENKKIWETIGPY
- a CDS encoding DUF2200 domain-containing protein, translating into MNNKSNERVFGYKFANIYPMYVEKAERKNRTKKEVDQVICWLTGYSQAGLQQQIKKGNDLATFFGQAPAMNPNASLIKGVICGVRVEEMKNPLMQKIRYMDKLIDELAKGKAMEKILR